One part of the Haliotis asinina isolate JCU_RB_2024 chromosome 2, JCU_Hal_asi_v2, whole genome shotgun sequence genome encodes these proteins:
- the LOC137274319 gene encoding galactose-3-O-sulfotransferase 2-like has product MRRRCWKSICMLLSAVAFSTIFVCLLTSPRSLSGNHLTRDKIACGKVSLTTTKQYNKLTPCSKVNNIAFLKVHKCGSTTVTNIFQRFAIWNQLNVVLPNKKKGSYGFNYLGYDRNFTMDSVIPIPRNETYNILCNHVVYNRTMFRKLLPKGSFYTAIVRDPEERFVSAAFYYGLVRKLKRVVPGINSTKYIFSQWLKNPWKYGLSMEVSNHMAYDFGVHQSKFHNKSAVDKYIRSLDYDFDFVLLMDYFDESLMLLRRKLCWSMKDMVYLRSNSGKNKVDFAFSEDDRKLLRKWQMADVAIFEHFRARFWRQVELEGRELFQETAFFKRVLRRVRDYCKYGKLKWPSLDIASSPWSESFTVTSFDCHLMETNELVLVLRLQQSAWARYNASFTITPEPERRK; this is encoded by the exons ATGCGCCGCCGTTGTTGGAAATCCATATGCAT GTTGCTTTCTGCCGTTGCTTTCTCCACCATTTTCGTCTGCCTTCTGACGTCACCCCGCTCGTTGTCTGGCAACCATCTGACACGAGATAAAATTGCATGCGGGAAGGTTTCTTTGACGAcgacaaaacaatacaacaaatTAACACCGTGTTCCAAAGTGAACAACATCGCATTTCTGAAGGTACATAAGTGCGGTAGCACAACGGTAACCAACATCTTTCAACGCTTCGCCATCTGGAACCAGCTCAACGTAGTTCTTCCAAACAAGAAGAAAGGCTCATATGGTTTCAATTACCTTGGTTACGATCGGAATTTTACCATGGACTCGGTTATTCCGATTCCTCGCAACGAGACTTATAACATACTATGTAACCATGTAGTATATAATAGAACAATGTTCAGGAAATTACTGCCAAAAGGATCATTCTATACTGCCATCGTTCGAGACCCGGAAGAACGTTTTGTCTCTGCTGCCTTCTATTATGGTCTTGTGCGGAAATTAAAGCGAGTGGTTCCTGGCATCAACTCtaccaaatatatattttcacagtgGTTGAAAAACCCATGGAAGTATGGCCTTAGCATGGAGGTGAGTAACCATATGGCATATGACTTCGGAGTTCACCAAAGCAAATTCCATAACAAAAGTGCGGTCGACAAATATATTCGATCCCTGGATTATGATTTCGATTTTGTTTTATTGATGGACTATTTTGACGAATCTCTGATGCTTCTACGTCGCAAGCTGTGCTGGAGCATGAAGGACATGGTTTACCTCAGAAGTAACAGTGGGAAAAATAAAGTGGATTTCGCTTTCAGTGAGGATGACCGGAAGCTGTTGAGAAAGTGGCAAATGGCGGACGTCGCCATCTTTGAGCATTTTCGTGCCCGGTTCTGGCGTCAGGTGGAGTTGGAGGGGAGGGAGTTGTTCCAAGAGACGGCGTTCTTCAAACGGGTCCTGAGGAGGGTCCGCGACTACTGCAAGTACGGGAAATTGAAATGGCCGTCACTGGACATTGCGTCCTCGCCCTGGAGTGAGTCCTTCACAGTGACGTCATTTGACTGTCATCTGATGGAAACCAATGAACTGGTTCTAGTTCTGAGACTTCAGCAATCTGCTTGGGCTCGATATAATGCCTCTTTTACTATAACACCAGAACCTGAAAGACGCAAATAA